Proteins co-encoded in one Brassica oleracea var. oleracea cultivar TO1000 chromosome C4, BOL, whole genome shotgun sequence genomic window:
- the LOC106336876 gene encoding macrophage erythroblast attacher-like yields MEIDPVTNGNTDTVMTEPSPAIAPSRPVSSSRSSQLTESIKLEHQLLRVPFEHYKKTIRANHRSLEKEVSSVVSSVGDLADNDWSKDVAVSRLTSLVSRLQGLKRKLEEGSNVENLQAQRCRARIDHLDSADVENITEWNNTKLKRILVDYMLRMSYFETASKLSESSNISDLVDIDIFREAKKVIDALKRREVASALAWCADNKTRLKKSKSKLEFQLRLQEFIELVRADSYKQAILYARKHLTPWGATHMNELQHVLATLAFKSTTECPKYKALFEPQQWDVLVHQFKQEFCKLYGMTMEPLLNIYLQAGLTALKTPYSFEEGCTKEDPLSQESFRKLALPLPYSKQEHSKLVCYISKELMDTENPPQVLPNGYVYSTKALKEMADKNKGEIKCPRTGFVCNHTDLVKAYIS; encoded by the exons ATGGAAATCGATCCCGTAACTAACGGAAACACCGACACCGTGATGACGGAGCCCTCTCCCGCGATCGCTCCGTCACGGCCCGTCTCGTCTTCGAGATCGAGTCAATTGACGGAATCGATCAAGCTTGAGCACCAGCTCCTCCGCGTACCGTTCGAGCATTACAAGAAGACGATCCGCGCCAATCACCGCTCTTTGGAGAAAGAGGTCTCCTCCGTTGTCTCCAGCGTGGGAGATTTGGCTGATAACGATTGGTCCAAAGACGTCGCCGTTTCGCGTCTCACCAGCCTTGTTTCTAGGTTGCAAGGCCTCAAACGAAAG TTGGAAGAAGGGAGCAATGTTGAGAATTTGCAGGCTCAGAGATGCCGTGCTCGCATCGATCATTTGGATTCAGCAGATGTGGAGAATATTACCGAGTGGAACAATACAAAACTGAAACGGATTCTTGTGGACTACATGCTGCGGATGTCGTATTTCGAGACTGCTTCTAAGCTTTCAGAAAGCAGCAACATTTCG GACCTTGTCGACATTGACATATTTCGAGAAGCTAAGAAGGTGATTGACGCCCTAAAACGTAGGGAGGTAGCTTCTGCATTGGCATGGTGTGCTGATAATAAAACACGCTTGAAGAAGTCAAAG AGCAAACTTGAGTTCCAACTAAGGCTGCAAGAATTCATCGAGTTGGTACGAGCTGACAGCTACAAACAAGCAATCCTTTATGCTCGAAAGCATCTGACACCATGGGGAGCAACCCATATGAACGAATTGCAGCACGTTCTGGCCACTTTGGCTTTCAAAAGTACTACAGAATGCCCAAAATATAAG GCTTTGTTTGAACCACAGCAGTGGGATGTTTTAGTGCATCAGTTTAAACAAGAATTTTGCAAGTTATATGGCATGACAATGGAGCCCTTATTGAACATCTACTTACAAGCAGGCTTGACTGCACTGAAAACTCC ATATAGTTTTGAAGAAGGTTGTACCAAGGAGGACCCGCTCTCACAAGAGAGCTTCCGGAAGCTAGCTTTGCCTTTACCGTACTCCAAGCAGGAGCATTCAAAGCTTGTTTGCTATATTTCTAAGGAGCTGATGGACACAGAGAACCCACCACAGGTGTTGCCCAATGGCTACGTCTACAGCACCAAG GCTCTCAAGGAAATGGCGGACAAGAACAAAGGTGAAATAAAATGTCCAAGGACAGGGTTCGTATGCAACCACACCGACTTAGTGAAGGCGTATATTTCATGA